One genomic segment of Labrus bergylta chromosome 17, fLabBer1.1, whole genome shotgun sequence includes these proteins:
- the gsdf gene encoding gonadal somatic cell derived factor isoform X2 — MYCAFIVFTVLLGSSVAIAFVLQLSGEEPAASANSHPRCQGESLQSIRKGLLRALNLQTEPRLPNDGLDHVGQHWRTTFSNIAHSARDAAAPAVSGSPESPDGGNTTSLKCCSMASEIFMKDLGWDSWVILPVSVTIVRCALCNPDGKVQCPSSHADVQDVDSQIQVPCCQPTSQQKVLVVYVDGSGTIALSSMQITSSCSCGHVNLLQPSGE, encoded by the exons ATGTACTGTGCATTTATTGTATTCACGGTGCTTTTGGGCTCTTCAGTGGCGATTGCATTTGTCTTACAGCTTTCCGGGGAAGAACCTGCAGCTTCTGCAAATTCTCATCCCAG GTGCCAGGGTGAGTCATTGCAGTCTATCAGGAAGGGTCTCCTCAGGGCCCTGAATCTGCAGACTGAGCCACGGCTGCCTAACGATGGGTTGGACCATGTCGGGCAGCACTGGAGGACCACCTTCAGCAATATTGCTCACAGTGCCAGAGATGCTGCAG CTCCAGCTGTGTCTGGCAGCCCGGAGTCACCTGATGGTGGAAACACTACGAGCCTGAAGTGCTGTTCCATGGCCTCTGAGATCTTCATGAAAG ATCTGGGATGGGACAGCTGGGTGATCCTCCCTGTCAGCGTAACCATCGTCAGATGTGCACTCTGCAACCCTGACGGGAAAGTGCAGTGTCCATCATCTCACGCCGATGTCCAGGATGTAGACTCACAG ATCCAGGTGCCATGCTGTCAGCCGACCTCACAGCAAAAGGTGTTGGTTGTTTATGTGGATGGATCTGGAACTATCGCCCTCTCCTCCATGCAGAtaaccagcagctgcagctgtgGACATGTCAACCTCCTGCAGCCCAGCGGAGAGTAA
- the gsdf gene encoding gonadal somatic cell derived factor isoform X1, translating into MYCAFIVFTVLLGSSVAIAFVLQLSGEEPAASANSHPRCQGESLQSIRKGLLRALNLQTEPRLPNDGLDHVGQHWRTTFSNIAHSARDAAVLPAPAVSGSPESPDGGNTTSLKCCSMASEIFMKDLGWDSWVILPVSVTIVRCALCNPDGKVQCPSSHADVQDVDSQIQVPCCQPTSQQKVLVVYVDGSGTIALSSMQITSSCSCGHVNLLQPSGE; encoded by the exons ATGTACTGTGCATTTATTGTATTCACGGTGCTTTTGGGCTCTTCAGTGGCGATTGCATTTGTCTTACAGCTTTCCGGGGAAGAACCTGCAGCTTCTGCAAATTCTCATCCCAG GTGCCAGGGTGAGTCATTGCAGTCTATCAGGAAGGGTCTCCTCAGGGCCCTGAATCTGCAGACTGAGCCACGGCTGCCTAACGATGGGTTGGACCATGTCGGGCAGCACTGGAGGACCACCTTCAGCAATATTGCTCACAGTGCCAGAGATGCTGCAG tccTTCCAGCTCCAGCTGTGTCTGGCAGCCCGGAGTCACCTGATGGTGGAAACACTACGAGCCTGAAGTGCTGTTCCATGGCCTCTGAGATCTTCATGAAAG ATCTGGGATGGGACAGCTGGGTGATCCTCCCTGTCAGCGTAACCATCGTCAGATGTGCACTCTGCAACCCTGACGGGAAAGTGCAGTGTCCATCATCTCACGCCGATGTCCAGGATGTAGACTCACAG ATCCAGGTGCCATGCTGTCAGCCGACCTCACAGCAAAAGGTGTTGGTTGTTTATGTGGATGGATCTGGAACTATCGCCCTCTCCTCCATGCAGAtaaccagcagctgcagctgtgGACATGTCAACCTCCTGCAGCCCAGCGGAGAGTAA